The sequence gaaaagggaataatgtcttacaaattatatggtaagaacctggtaataccatggaaacaaacaaggcttccttttacagtacagtttcagcttaattactgggtaaattgtcgtgttttacttggtaacgtcgcagaacgtacatggtacaagtttgtgttgactgcatggaaaagggaataatgtcttacaaattatatggtaagaacctggtaataccatggaaacaaacgaggcttccttttacagtacagtttcagcttaattactgggtaaattgtcgtgttttacttggtaacgtcgcagaacgtacatggtacaagtttgtgttgattgcatggaaaagggaataatgtattacaaattatatggtaagaacctggtaataccatggaaacaaacaaggcttccttttacagtacagtttcagcttaattactgggtaaattgtcgtgttttacttggtaacgtcgcagaacgtacatggtacaagtttgtgttggctgcatggataatggaatgtatctattatgaattatatggtaagaacctggtaataccatggaaacaaacggctacgtacccagtatttaagaagatgtaccatgacactagaggaaaacagattcctgcagaggttgttaccaggtaagtaattccatagtggtaaatcgaataaaccctttctagttgggtgtagctatgaataataactaagaaaaagtattttattgtaaagtactatgctaatttctagattgtacatcattaaatttgggctgttgccaacataaaccttggataataggtgtttctaagaattggttgcctgatttcgtaggaagtacacaatatcggagttattaccaacctaaaacagttacaactacacgctacttagttgagttcttgggtaatagtgaaggttttacttggtacatcagctgtaattcctctgtatttaccctctaattaccagtggtaattacacagtaatacactataatttaccggataattcctctgtatttaccttcttattaccagtggtaattacccagtaatacactatgatttaccatgtatttaccgggtaactacctctgtatttaccttcttattaccagtggtaattacccagtaatacactataatttaccatgtatgtaccgggtaaatacctagtaattaggggactgtaaaaggaagggttacccgtctggaggaggcccccgtcctaggtatcttcaactcacacctccggcggagcttttctggcattcctgtggaggttgggggcattgagccggagtgggcggtgttcaaagcctccattgctgaagctgcggtggctagctgtggccagaaaatgctaaaggctctgggtgttgaggggctgtcatggttgacacgcctattcaacatcgcgtgggagtcgggtacagtgccaaaggagtggcaaaccggggtggtggttcccctgttcaaaaagggggaccagagagtgtgtgccaattaccggggtatcacacttctcagcctccctggtaaagtctactccaaggtgctggaaaggagggttcggccgatcgtcgaacctcagattgaagaggaacaatgcggttttcgccccggacgtggaactacggaccagctcttcactctcgcaaggatcctggagggggcctgggagtatgcccatccggtctacatgtgttttgtggatctggagaaggcgtatgaccgggtcccccgggagaaactgtgggaggtgctgcgggagtatggggtaagggggtctatcctcagggccatccaatctttgtactcccaaagcgagagctgtgttcgtgttctcggcagccagtcagtttcgttctcagtgggtgctggtctccgccagggctgcgccttgtcaccaatcctgtttgtgatatacatggacaggatatcgaggcgtagtcgtggtggggaggggttgcagttcggtggtctgaggatctcgtcactgctttttgcagatgatgtggtcctcattggatcatcggcctgtgaccttcagcactcactggatcggctggcggccgagtgtgaagcggctgggatgaggatcagcaccgctaaatctgaggccatgactcttagcaggaaaccggtggattgcttactccgggtaggaaatgagtccttagcccaagtgaaggagttcaagtacctcggggtcttgttcgcgagtgagggtactatggagcgtgagattggccggagaatcggagcagcgggggcggtattgcgttcgctttaccgcaccgttgtaacgaaaagagagctgagccgcaaggcaaagctctcgatctaccggtcgatcttcgttcctatcctcacctatggtcatgagggctgggtgatgaccgaaaggacgagatcgcgggtacaagcggccgagatgagttttctcagaatgGTGGCTGGCgtctgcttgagctgctccccccgcgacccgaccccggataagcggatgacgatgaggatgaggaggaggcgtTACGCCCAACACTGGTCCTTGGCCCCACCCTCTTCACACTGTGCATGCTCCCCCTTGGTTGTGTCATCAGCCGGCATGGAATATCTCTCCACTGCTACACTGATGACACCCAACTCTACATCACAACAAACCCAACCCCCTCTGCAGCCCTATCCACACTttccacctgcctggaggagataaaggtgTGGCTGAAGGCTAACTTCCTGCAACTCAATAGCTCCAAAAACGGATGCCATTCTTGCTGGCACTCCACACCAGACTCAATCATCCACTAAATGGATGAATAATATGTATCACCCAGGGGCGGCTGGTGTATAGGGGCGATTTGGGCGACGCACTACcaactgggagaaagaggattttttttctaacaaaTCATATTTGTTAGAAAAAGTGTTCTAGACAtattatctgtcattgtccaTGGTCAGAATCAAGTCGCGTTTCAAATGGTCCCGCCTCTCTAGGCAAATTCATTGGCGTGGAAATCGCCTCCTATCGACGTGGAAATTCTCCCATTGACTGTCATGTTAAAATCTTTTTTTAGGAAAATTCgccttcaatgcattttcaataGGGATTTGGGACTCGCCCTAACGTGCTTGCATCATACCTAACTGAGCAAAGACTAAATTATTTGTACATTAGATtgttattcatagattagaaaaccAAAGGAGATTGTTAATACTTGGaaataacatgggaatgaatgaaacgcacatgcgcatttaaaagacagcgtttacaggaagtgcgtcattattgcgcatctaggaccccgagtcgatctggcagccgagtcaatctgacacccacaccggcgcccctgacttggaggagggctttatttcgaatgaccaataactagcctagcccaaatgtTGGGCTAGGCTCATTGATGCTCAGGCgtatttaaatggttgctggcagtgaaAAGTATGTCGCACAATTAAATgaggataaacgctatgtttttttgttgatttatttcgtaatGATAATAGTAAGAAATAGTTTGGGGCACCCTGCTATACACTCTAGAGTCTGACGGACCAAATCCCATGTATTGATGAACTTGTTCTGTTGTCTTGTTGTTGAGGGAAATTATCCTCTGGCTGTTATACAGGATTCATCTAACCATCATTTAATAATACAAtcatatacatatttttaattTGGTAGACATTTTATCCAAACATCTTAAAATGATTGTATACACTCTGTGAGTGtttccatttctttattttaagtcatttcCCTTTTATTGTTAAAACCGATATTTTACCAAATTGTACAACATCAAAAGAGAGTAAGTTGTATTATATAATTCTAATGACATACCGTAATATACAGTAAATATTATGTAGCTATAATATACAGTAAACATTACCACAACAATGTACTTTGCTTGTCAAGAATCGACGATcaaccctcacacacaaacacacacacacacacagacacacacacgcacacgcaaatgcaaacagacacagagaatTTGAGTTATGGGCATTaagttaaatgtaaatgtacatgtagatgtacatttatttgtaaagcacattttaaaaacaacaacagttgaccaaagtgctaaaaaaaacaaaaaaacaaaataaagataaaacaaaAAGCAAACAACAATAAAGCAAGTAAGGATCATACATTTGAGACAACGATAATAACAGtaacaatagtaataataataattacagtaataacaatgataatgttGGCTAGATGTTGCCACAATGCAATAAATCAATGTACAATCAGGATCAAAAGACTAAAAGACGTGATAAAGATGAGGTAAAAGGAAGGCTATACTGAATTAAAGGCAATAGATGAGTTTTAAGATTTGATTTAGAAATGGCTACAGAGCTACAAGCTGTTCCATAGTTTAGGGGTAACAGCAGAAAATGCCATGTCTCCTCATTTGTGTTTAGTTTTGGGAACAGCCAGTGCAGGGCAGAGGATCTGAGACTTCTTATAGGAGTGTATTTGACTAGTTAGTCAGACAGGTACATGGGGGCTTTTCCATTTAAGCatttcaataaaatacaattacatTAAATTTAGTCAGGCAAGCATTTGTCATAGAAATGCTACTGAGTAGGAAAATAAGCACCTTGAGGAAACGATATAAAACATGGCCAGGTCAAATTAAAAGAGTTGTTTCCTTATGGAGGGGATATTCTTTCAAGACAACAGTAATTTAGATAAGAAGATATTATTACATGGTTTATAGATCCAGAGAATCTACAGCTTTAAGAGGGGCGGTAGAGAGACGGAGCTCACATGCTTCCTGCTCTCAGGAGACACAGTCGGGACATCAAAGGTAGGACAGAAACATTCTCTGATCAGTTATATTGACACCTAATACAAAAAGGTTTTTGTGGTGCTGATATTGTGCACTCATTTGGATCGTAATCGAAAGGACGTTTCAGCCCCAAAACCAACGttggatgtaaaaaaaaaaagaagacgtTTTTTGCTGATGTTGACCGTCTGTGTTGTGGATTTTAATTCAAgttgaatgtgatttatatTATTACAAGTGCGGTATTTAACACAGAGTTTTTCATTAGGTCTACCAGGAGGTGTTCTGGCCTCTGTGTTAAAGGCTGAACCTGGACCTGGTCCAGACCGATACAACCAGGTGCGTTCACTTCATTGTACTGTAATGTCTTTAGGGCATTTAGGGCATGCTTTTTATGAACTCTGGATTAACTAGTGTGGATGCAAAGATAGCCACACTATTTTAATTAAGTTTTTTCATAAGGTATTAACAGTATCCATGAATACCTATATGTATGTGAATAGTTATCTTGTAACTCTCTAATCCTATAGTTTGAGGTAAAAATACCAAACCCCTACCCTAACGTTGACCACATATCAGTGCATTGCGCGTCTTCTTTTAGAGACCAACCAtagcagacttttttttaaatgtatatttataatgAAAAGTGAAGGATTATAGcgatgtgtatatgtatatatataaaatatataacacATCTGTCAGGTTTCACCAAATGGCAGACGAGAACCCAATAGCACGACAAGGGAAAACAGTTCAGGTGAAGAAAGTGTTTATTCCTAGGGGCAGGCAACAGGGAAGGTCCAAAGTCCAAACAGGCAGGTCAATCCAGTAGGAGCAGGCAGAAGGAAGGTCCAAAGTCCAAAAGGGCAGGTCAATACACGGGCAGGCAGGTTCAGGATCAGAAGACGCGGGAGAGCTAGGGTTACACActagacaatctggcagggaatgtctgggaggagaggactgatatagggggaGCACAGGTGACGGTGGTTGGTTAATTAGgagagatcagggtggcaggcaggtgaatgggaacAGCAGGTAATGCAGAGCAGGGGGGAGTGGCAGAGTCTGAAATGACATGTGTTAGTGTggcaaaacaggaaacagacaAATGAAAAAACTACAGCCTTGCTGAAGTTGTGACAGCTTCCAATTATATAATGTGATACAGACTTTTATGTTTAGAGATTACTCATGTTGTTCTTGTGTCTCATTCAGGTATTAAAGTATCGCTGCTTATGCATGCATACGAATACTGCTAAATCGGTCTGGCATTTATGCCATAAAGAGATTTACAATAACAGACCGTTGTGTATGGGTTATTTTCAGCATTTGGCTGATCATCATCAACATTGGCATGAGGAACCAACAAGAATGGCCTTTCCAAATTAAAACATATAGGAGCTTCTGAAAAACTGAAAGCTCAGAAAATGCGAATTTTATACAGAAGGTTAACCTCAGTACAAATGAGGCGTTTTGAAGCTCTCAACTAGTGTCCCTTTACCAAACCAGCAGAGCACTGCGAGTATCTTCTGTTCAATACATTTTGTTCTCGAGGGAGTGAATGTACTACAAATGTTTTGAGATGGAATCATTACTAGACTGTGTTATCTTTGGAATATTGTGTCATGAAGTTATTTGGAATATGTGTCATTAAAGTAACGCAGTAAAGTAATGCATGTATCACTAGACAGCCAAATTTACAACCCTACACTGAGTATGACTTACACAAAACAACTTTGACCCAATAATTGTGATTTATTAAAACCCACAcagattcatatatatatatatatatatatatatatatatatatatttatatacgcATACGCAAGCAAAAGGAGGTTTTCCTGACATGTCTTGTGTTTCGTTTGCAGATCAAACCAGGAATATTTATACGAGAATCTCTCTTCAAATCAACAAAGAAGCAGTCAGATCTCTTCTGATCGAACCTGGTTAGCCAGTCAGGAAAGCCAGGAAACTGATTGTTGGCTTTCAGGCTTCCTCCTGTTATCTTCTCCAATCCTTAGAAAATCGTACAACTGTTTGATtcgtcagaattctgagaagtTAACAAATTGGGCTACAATGATAAATACTTTGAAAGAAAAGTTTAGTTGGCCCCCCCCTAAGCGGTTGGCAGAAGCTGTTAAGAATGAAGGCAGGAAGACTAAAGGACCTTCAGGTACTCTGGACATTTACACTCTTCCTCTGAAAGCCCAGCCCATGAATGTAGAGGGATGCAAGCACTTCATATTTGGAAAAGACTCTGTGAAAAAGAACCGCACCATCATGGTTCTAGGAGCCACTGGGGCGGGCAAGTCCACCCTGGTCAACAGGATAATCAACTACATCTTGGGGGTCACATGGGAAGATACCTTTAGATTCAAGTTGGTAGACGAAGGCACGGCCAAGTCTCAGGCTCACAGCCAGACCTCTGAAGTCACCGTGTACAAGCTCAACCACCGAGAGGGCTTCCAGATCGACTACTCCCTGACTATTGTGGACACGCCGGGTTTTGGAGACACGGGGGGCATAGTGAAAGACAGGATGATTATAAGTCAGCTTCAAAGGCTTTTCTCAGCTGAACATGGAGTCAGCGACATCGATGCCATCTGCTTCGTGGCCCAAGCGTCTCTAGCTCGGCTTACACcaacacagaaatacatctTTGACTCAGTGCTCTCCATATTTGGCAAAGATGTGGCAGAGAACATCCGGATTTTAGTGACATTTGCAGATGGCCAACTCCCTTCGGTTCTCCAGGCCATCAAAGAATCTGAGGTCCCCTGTCCTAAAGAGAAAGATGGTTTACCAATTCACTTCAAATTCAATAACTCTGCCTTGTTTGCTGACAATAAGGTAACCGGTGCGAACAACACAGGtgatgacaatgatgatgatgatgatgatgatgaagaagaaggcTTTGAGCAAAAGTTTTGGGCCATGGGAACCAGAAGCATGAAAAAATTATTTTCTGCTCTGAATGCTATTAATACCAAGAGTTTGACCTTAACCAAGGAGGTGCTCAGACAGAGAGCTCAGCTGGAGAACTCCATTGAGAATCTCCAGATTAAACTGAAATTGGGCTTAACTAAACTTGGGGAGATTGACCAAGAATGTACAATTCTCCAAAAACAAGAGATGGCGATCACAGCCAACGAGGCATTTGAGTATGAGGTCAGCGTAACAAGGCTTGTTAAAGTGAAAGCCAAAGAATCATCACTtaactgtgagaaatgtaatgTCACTTGCCACAAATCATGCAAGGTACAATTTGGTGCCATGTATTATTGTGAGGTCTTTAACTGGAGGGGTAACTGCGTTGAATGCAAAAGCAAGTGCCCTCTATCGGCGCATGTCCGTGAGGGTTTCTACTGGGGTTCCGAGACTGTGAAGGAGAAACGAACCTTCAAGGAGCTAAAAGAAAAGTATGAGATGGCCTCTAAGGCAGCAATGTCCATTGCCGACATCATCAAACAGATGGAGCTGGAGTACGCCCGCCTACACGAGGAGGTGGTCAGGCTGATGGAGCGCTCAGCCCAGTGTCTCAACACCCTGAAGGAGATCGCTCTGAAGCCCGATCCACTGTCAATGCCTGAATACATCGACGTGCTGATAGAGGCAGAGAAGTCAGAGGCCAAACCTGGCTACCTGGAGCGCATCAATAAACTCATGGAGCTGAAGAAAAAGGCCATTACCACTGGGAAGGTTGCTAGTGGGGCCACGGTAGTCGCGATGTGGGGGCAGGAAAGTCCAGCGGCTAGTACCTCTCCCAGCGCCAAAGGGACTGGGTCCATTCAATAACATGTGCTTTACATATCAAagcttttgatttgatttaatcaAATGAGAGTGAGAATTAACATGGTAATGCAATTTATAGAAATTAGACAtgtttataaaataaagttacaCTTTTTTCTGTTATTGGGTCCCCAATTGGCATAGTAAAATGCATAAAAACGCTGATATGTGAATTCATATTCCTAATTAACAGAGGATTGTTTGTTCAGCTCAGTTTCTGTGTGAGGAGCCCTCCACCCCTTTCCTCACTCGTAAACCTTGACCTGACCACTGCGATAACATTGAGTGTGACCCAATCAGTCTTGATTGCGATGTTTAAATTAGAAGATATGGAGTTTATTACCCTTATTTGGATTTTGTCTctgttgttttgtgtattttataAGCTTGGCCGCTCTCCCGACTCCAGCTGAAACACTGAGTGTATTGACTCAATGCTTCTTTGTTCTAATTTTAAGGACTTAAAATGAATTGTTCAAATTCAGGTGCTGATGAATTTAAGACACGTATCAGCACATTGGATTATAGCTGTGATGTACTTGTGATACatgcattcatttttattttggtttgttcgtttgttgtgttctttatcattaGTTTGTAAATGAAGATTTTATGGCAATTCATGATGCATTCTTTATAAGTTTTGGTCTCGGGTAGAGACATATTTCTCCCTTGGGTCTCGAAGTGAGAGGTTTTGCAACCCCTGTATTAGAGGACAAGAACAAAGGCTCTAAAGAATATATTTCATGAAGTATAATCATGTTTGACACATTCCTGTTACCTAAAAGAGAATAAAGgatgaatacaattatctgtgaTGACTTTAAGCCTTTTTatttgatcattattattatattatttttattatgactAAAATATTTGCTTAAAATTATCCCGCAGGCTGTCCCTTATGGTCACTTTCAACAAGGTCAGTAAACCACTCCtccagtagtccggtaacttttcaaccccagcgtcttcggttgctaagcgacgtcaacgtctttggcagactatttctctgctgatcagcactacgaatgctggtaacaaataaattgtaacaagccacaccatgtgaagttattttttcgttttggcaagcagccgtgtaataagcgggataatgtatagaacttcgccggtcattatcgggaaaataagccccttcaggagTAAGCACACCTTCGCTGCGCgccggtgtcctgttcgccctgtcggggcttattttcccgataatgaccggcgttcctTACATAATCCCTTAGTTATCatacggctcttctcaatgctgtgaactactccattcacttgcatgggccttcctaacgttcagctgtcaattatttttgtttattacacggctcttctcaatgcagtgGAATGCTCAACGACTTTGGCGAACTATTTCGCTGCTGATCAACCCTACGaaggataacaaatacattggaaaaataCACACTGTGAAGTTATTTGTTTCGATCaggcaagtagccattactaataataccaatactccttggctgggatgatgaggaatcagacaatcaagtcattttagcctgaatacatacatagcaccagagcaggttgctagtagcGGTATACTCTCTCTCGTTGCGTTGCGTGAATGACACGATGAAACCTTTGGCAGCCAGCCGTTTATTCTGGTTCTTGGTTATATCTGGTTATATTTTCAACAGGGTAAAATCACGGATGAGAATCCTTAAAATGGCAGCCTCTCCCAGCCAGGGTACACGTTGACTGAGGAGAGTCACGTGTGCCCAGTTAACGTCAAAATACCACACCCCCGCATTCCACTAGAGGGAGCTCTAACACTCCCACGACCACAGCCAGCGCAAGGGTCTCGCTGGCAATGGGAAGTGAAGAATCTACCAACCCCGCTACATTCCCCTGCACTGATTTCCACTTGCCCATTCAAAGAACAAACATACAAATGCTGTGAGAGACCCTGAAACAAACCATATCAGGCacagaaaacaacaaacaaatacacagtgaataacaaaacaaaacaaaaatgcagTACTGTTCATACCACAGGTGTAAAGCATTCCAGTCAGTGACCATCCCTGAAGAATTAGAATGAGGAAGGGCTGCAAAAAACCTTCCAACACCCAtaggaaaaaaaacatgcccGTTTACATGTTAGGCTACCTGATACCACAACATTTACAAAGTAggctacgtagaggcactcctgccacgcccccatatgcctggtcaaatctgcccacgcgcacgcttcaaggaaggtaaccaatcacaacggagtgggtTGGCAGGAGGTGGGTGatggggcggagaaggacgaaactgagcgttgacagagaatgctgaaagcgcccagatgagaggaagagtttcccgaaaatctacatcgttttttgtgtatggttaaacatgactatcaatcattataacaacgtttataggtcataaaagttgaaaaagcataataggtcccctttaagtctaaccatgccaccacctgcccccttgacCATATCACTTCCTCGCTCCTCCCGGCCGTCTCGAGCGTCATCCTGCTATTTTTCACCGCCcttatcaactcctccctcacttctggcattgttccagcgtctttcaagactgccagaataaagcctctcctcaaaaaaccGACCCTTGACTCCACAGACATCCATCCAGAACTAGAGACCGGTATCTCTTTCATTCATCCtctctaaaacactggaacatGCCAtcgctaaccaactgtcctATCTCTCAACAACCTGCTTaaccctcaccagtcaggcttcaagaaggcacactccactgagacggctctcctcgcggtgactgagtccctccgtgctgccagagcctcgtccctctggTTCTCATTGTCCTCAACCTTTCATCAGCATTTGACACAGTGAACCACCAGATTCTCCTTGCCACTCTCGCTGAACTTGGCATTGCCGAATCTTCATTGTATTAATctttaattctctttttttaattctcatCTGTAATTCGCCTTTGTTCTTGTACTCCAAGGGATTCCAAACCTTTTCACTTCGAGACACAAAGGAGAAATATTTGTCTCCCCGGGATCCAAACTAAAAATAATGCATCATGAATTGCCATAacatatagcctacatttataaaCTATTgataaagaaaacaacaaaccatgatgaatttaaaaataaaaaaagtatttatttcATCATAAAAGTACATGACATCCATAATCCaatgtgctgatgtgtgtgtgtgtgtgtgtgtgtgtgtgttaaattcATAAGAATTTGTACAATTATTTTGTTATTACTTGATTGTTattacttgcacttggttctatgaacatctttactgtaccgagagcgatatattgtttcacttcttatggcaaatgtacttattgtaagtctttggataaaagcatctggtaaatgtaaat is a genomic window of Gadus morhua chromosome 8, gadMor3.0, whole genome shotgun sequence containing:
- the LOC115548209 gene encoding uncharacterized protein LOC115548209, producing the protein MINTLKEKFSWPPPKRLAEAVKNEGRKTKGPSGTLDIYTLPLKAQPMNVEGCKHFIFGKDSVKKNRTIMVLGATGAGKSTLVNRIINYILGVTWEDTFRFKLVDEGTAKSQAHSQTSEVTVYKLNHREGFQIDYSLTIVDTPGFGDTGGIVKDRMIISQLQRLFSAEHGVSDIDAICFVAQASLARLTPTQKYIFDSVLSIFGKDVAENIRILVTFADGQLPSVLQAIKESEVPCPKEKDGLPIHFKFNNSALFADNKVTGANNTGDDNDDDDDDDEEEGFEQKFWAMGTRSMKKLFSALNAINTKSLTLTKEVLRQRAQLENSIENLQIKLKLGLTKLGEIDQECTILQKQEMAITANEAFEYEVSVTRLVKVKAKESSLNCEKCNVTCHKSCKVQFGAMYYCEVFNWRGNCVECKSKCPLSAHVREGFYWGSETVKEKRTFKELKEKYEMASKAAMSIADIIKQMELEYARLHEEVVRLMERSAQCLNTLKEIALKPDPLSMPEYIDVLIEAEKSEAKPGYLERINKLMELKKKAITTGKVASGATVVAMWGQESPAASTSPSAKGTGSIQ